One window of Salmo salar chromosome ssa11, Ssal_v3.1, whole genome shotgun sequence genomic DNA carries:
- the pnx gene encoding homeobox protein pnx, which yields MQPDKLLQVSRTSFSVADILDPSKFTGRPSITHPNHGSIETDAARGTPDGAAIPERQSRVEFPSGPAASECSTTVESAMSSVASEAHPASAFHCLERSKGKLRRVRTAFTLDQLRILEHSFHSSHYLSVFERYAIASTLCLTENQVKIWFQNRRTKWKKECEGKGVPEEQLQCGVGYPSPPPVYPTTLPLYNTMHCHQGPQIQLFTPPSFLVPQYHRHPY from the exons ATGCAGCCAGACAAGTTGCTGCAGGTCAGCAGAACCTCTTTCTCTGTAGCAGACATCCTGGATCCGTCTAAATTCACTGGGAGACCAAGCATTACTCATCCAAACCATGGTTCAATTGAGACTGACGCAGCGAGAGGGACCCCAG ATGGGGCAGCCATTCCTGAACGCCAATCCAGAGTAGAATTCCCAAGTGGTCCAGCAGCCAGCGAATGCTCCACCACAGTGGAATCAGCTATGTCGTCGGTAGCGAGCGAGGCCCATCCTGCATCTGCGTTCCACTGTCTGGAGAGGTCAAAGGGCAAGTTGCGGCGGGTCCGGACAGCATTCACCCTGGACCAACTACGCATTCTAGAACATAGTTTCCATAGCAGCCACTACCTGTCTGTATTTGAGCGTTATGCTATTGCTTCGACACTCTGTCTCACAGAGAACCAGGTGAAGATCTGGTTCCAGAACCGACGCACCAAGTGGAAGAAAGAGTGTGAGGGGAAAGGGGTGCCTGAAGAGCAGCTCCAGTGTGGAGTCGGATACCCCTCACCACCTCCTGTCTATCCGACAACCCTGCCACTATACAACACTATGCATTGTCACCAGGGACCACAGATTCAACTATTCACGCCACCAAGCTTCCTCGTTCCACAATACCACCGTCATCCGTATTAA